The genome window GCTTGAGTCCACGATGTTCATAGGCGGTCTGGCTCCCGCTCCACGCTCGTGTCTATCCCCTTCAGGAAGCCGCGAGCCGTCTCCATAGGTCTTATCGGCACCATCTCCACCCGATTGTCGTAGAGGATC of Chloroflexota bacterium contains these proteins:
- a CDS encoding AbrB/MazE/SpoVT family DNA-binding domain-containing protein; this translates as MDTVRVSPKYQIVIPSKIRERLAIRPGQRMRMILYDNRVEMVPIRPMETARGFLKGIDTSVEREPDRL